A window of Pseudomonas putida genomic DNA:
CCGTCCCGAGGGCCGGCACCTTCCCTGTAAAGGATGGTTTCATGAATGATCTTTATACCCGGCGCGCAGTTGTCGCCGGGATGGGCGTTCTCGGGCTTGGCCTGCTGGCAGGCTGCAGCCCGGCCCGGGGGCTTGAGTTCAAGCACGGCAAGAACATGAGCAACGAGATCCTTGGGCGCAAGTTCAGCCTCAAGGACACCCAAGGCAATGTGCGCACCCTTTCGAGTTTCTACGGCAGCATGCCGATGATCTTCTTCGGCTTCACCCAGTGCCCGGCGGTGTGCCCGACCACTCTGGCGCGTGCGGCGCAAATCCGTCAGCTGCTGAAGGGCCGCGATCGCGACCTGTTCCAGGTGGTGCTGATCACCCTGGACCCGGAGCGTGACACCCCCGAAGTGCTCGATGCCTACGTCAAGGCGTTCGACCCGTCGTTCACCGCGCTGACCGGTACCCCCGAGGAAATCGCCGCGGTGGCCAAGGAATTCAAGGTGTTTTACGAGAAGGTACCGGCCGGCGATACCTATACCGTCTCTCACTCGTCCACCAGCTACGTCTACGATACGCGTGGCACCCTGCGCCTTAGCCTGGGCCATTCCCTGACTGCAAAGGAATGCGCCGAAGACCTGGTCACCCTGATGGAGATTTGCTGAATGTCGATGCAACCGATCAAACGCGGTTTGGCTGCCCTGGTGCTGATGGGGCTGGGGTTGCCGGCCCTGGCCCAGACGACGGTGAGTGATGCCTGGGTTCGTGCGACCGTGCCGCACCAGCAGTCCACTGGCGCCTTCATGACCTTGACTGCCAGCAGCGACAGCCAGCTGGTGGGCGTGGCGTCACCTGTGGCCAAGACCGTGCAGGTGCACGAGATGACCATGAACGGCGACGTTATGGGCATGCGTGAGGTCAAGGCGGTCGAGTTGCCGGCCGGCAAGGCAGTGACCCTCGACCCGAATGGCCTGCATGTGATGCTGATGGGCCTGAACAACCAGGTGAAGGAAGGCGAGAAAGTACCACTGACCCTGACCATCGAAGATGCCAAGGGGGTCAAGGAAACCCTGGAGGTGCAGGCTGAAGTGCGTGCGCTCAACGCCGAAGCGGGCGCTGGGCATGATCACATGCACATGAAGCACTGATCAGGTTGAACCCTTTGGGGGCGCTTTGCGCCCCATCGCGACACAAGGCCGCTCCCACAGGAGAACGCGTATCTCCTGTGGGAGCGGCCTTGTGTCGCGATGGGCTGCAAGGCAGCCCCCGGTTCAATCAGCTGCGAAACCTGGGCAGCGGCCTGTCGAGGGTCAGCGAGGTCAAGGTCTTGCGGACCTGGGCCTCATCAGCCTCCAGGGCCTTGAGACTTGCGCGGATCTTGCCGGCGGCGGGCACGTCGCCCTGCCGGTCGATCCAGTCGGCTATCTCCTTGCAGGCACTGCTCAGGCAGGCCTGGCGCTGGTTCATCAGCGACAGGAGGGTGGTGAGCTCTCTTTCGGACATGGCAGGATCCTCCATTCAGCCTTGTCAGTGTAGCAGTGGCTGGCCGACCTGCCCGAGGCCGGTTGTCGCAGCTCAGCCTTGCAGGCAGGCGCTGCGATAGGCCCCTGGCGTTACCCCGTATGCCTGCTTGAACTGCCTGCTCAAATGGCTCTGGTCGGCAAAGCCCAGGTCGAAAGCTACCTCCGACGCCACCAGGCCGCTCTTCAGCATTTCCCGCGCGCGGGCCAGCCGGCGCTGCTTTAGCCAGGCATGCGGCGGCAGGCCGGTGGCCTGGCGGAACACCCGGGCGAAGTGGAACGGCGACAGGTTGACCGCCGCCGCCAGTGCTTCGAGCGAGGGCGGGTCGGCTAGCTGGCTTTCCAGCAGCTCACGGGCGCGGGCCACCGCCAGCGGTTCGTGGCCGGGGGCGGCAGGTTCGGCGCATTGCCCGTGCCGTTGCACCAGGGCCCAGCACCGCCTGGCGCCAGGCGGTCTGCTGCTGCAGGGCACTGGCGCCGGCTTCGGACAGCTGATGCAACTGGCTGAAGGCAAGCGCCAGGGCCGGGTCGTGGATCACGCTGTCCTTGAAGCTGGGCATGCCGTGGCGGCCCAGTTCCAGTTCGTCGAGCACCCCGGTTACCCGTTCATGTTCCGGGTAGAACCCGCGGTAGCGCCAGCCCGCTTCGTGGGCGGTGGCACCGGTGTGCAGCTCGTCGGGGTTGATCAGCACCATGCTGCCGACCGGCGCCAGGTGCTCGCTGCCGCGATGCCAGAAGCGCTGTGCGCCCGACTCGATCACGGTGAATACATAGCCTTCATGCACATGCGGGGCGAAGCGCTGCTGGAAATAGCGCGCGTGCAACATCTCGACGTCGCCCAGTGCCGGCGCCTGCCAGAGGTGTGTCTGCTCGCGCAGCGGCGGGCTCATGCCAGCCAGCTGCGCAGAAGGAAGAAGATCAACATGCTTATCAGCATGCTCAGCAACACGCTGCGGGTCAACAGCACCAGGGCGATGGCTACCAGCGAACCCAGCAGGTAGGGGTTGAGCAGGCTCAGGTTCAGTTGGTGCTCGGGCATGAAGATGATCGGGCCGCAGATCGCGGTAAGCATCCCCGGTACCGCAAAGCCGAGGAACTGCCGGGCGTTGGAGCTCAGGCGCAAGGGCAGGCGGGGCTCCAGGAACGCATAGCGGTTGAGGAATACGATGGCACCCATGGCGAAAATCAGGATCCAGGTCATGCGCGGGCTCCGGCGAACTTCTGGCAGATGAAACCGGCGCTCATGCCCAGCAGGCCTGCGGCCACCAGGGCGGTTTCCCAGTGCCAGTGGCTGAACAGCACCGAACAGAACAGCGACACGGCTACGCACACCCCTGTGGCCAAGTTGCGCACCAGTGGGGCAATCAGCGCGACGAAGGTGGCAACGATAGAAAAGTCCAGGCCGAACTGGTCCAGGTGCGGAATGTTCTGGCCCAGCAGGATGCCGGCCAGGGTGAACAGGTTCCAGGCGACATAGAAGGTCAGGCCCACCCCCAGGGCGTACCAGCGGTTGAACTGCTGCTGGTCGTACTGGCTGGTGAGGGCGAAGAACTCGTCGGTCAGCAGGAAGCCCAGGCCCAGCCGCCAGCGCAGCGGCTGGCTGGACAGTACCGGGCGCATCGACAGGCCGTACAGCAGGTGCTGCGAGGTCAGCAGCAGGGTGGTCAGCAGGATCGACGCCAGGTTGGCGCCGCCCTTGAGCATGCCGATGGCCACCAGTTGCGCGGCACCGGCGAAGACAATGGCCGACAGCCCTTGCCCTTCCCAGGCGCTGAGACTGGCCTCGATGGCCATGGAACCGGCCAGCAGGCCCCAGGGGGCGACGGCCAGGGACAACGGGAGAATGGCGATGGCGCCGTGGAGGAAGGCTTGGCGGGCGATGTGGGGCATGGTGGCTGCAGTGCGTGGACGTGGCAGGCCAGCATGCCAGACGGGGCGGGGGATGGCTTGAACGATCTTGCTGGTCTCGATCTTGTGGGAGCGGGTTCCCCCGAATAAGACATCGCGGTGGATGGCACGGGCTTCGCCCGTGTTCGCGGGCAAGCCCGCTCCCACAGTGATCGCGCCAGCTTTTAGAAATTGAGCAAGACAGTTGTTCCCAGGGGTTCGCGACTGCTGATGGTCAGGGACGGCTGGTCAGGTGCTGCTGCGCCGTCACGCAGCCGTTGGTGTCCACGGCCTTCTGCAGCAGGCTCTGGCGGTGCTGCGGGTCCAGGTCGCCGAGCAGGCGGTACACCTCGGCCTGGTAGTCACGCTGGCGCCCCCATTGCATTTCCAGGCCTTGTGGCCGGCTGCGGTTGCAGGCCAGGCGCGTCGCCGGTTGCGGGTAGTACGGGGCATATACGGTGGCCATGCTGGGGATGGCCTCCAGCGCAGAACGGTACTCGTTGCTGACGTTATAGGGCGGGCACCAGGTGGCGATGGCCGGCGCCGGTGCGGCGAAGCCCTGCTTGAGGCTGGCTTCGAGCAGTGGGCAGGCAGCATCCGGGATTTGCGCGGCCGGCAGGTAGGTCATGTAGTACAGCGCCAGGCGGTACTGTGCGACCGGGTGGCCCAGTTCCACCGACTTTTTCAGCAGGGCGACCGCGGTCGGCAGGGTATGTGCCATGGCCTGGCCCTGGCGGCTGAGTTCCGGGTCGCCGCCCACGGCGGTGCGCAGCGTACTGGCGCCGTCATCCTGGTTATCGGCCTGTTCCAGCAGGGGCAATGCCTGCCGGTAGAGCAGGTCGGCATGAGGGTCGATGCGCACTTCCAGCGCATGCGCCGCCAGTGGCATCAGGGCGATCAGCAGTGGGGGCAAGCGAAGCATGCGGTTCACAGGCAAGCCCCACGGGATGCGAGGTACTGATGGACGGCTTCGATGTTCATGGCGGTCAAGCGTGCGCCTCTGGCAGATCGGAACGACGGCCTATTCTAGCCACCCAAGGGGCCTGCCGGAAGACCACCCGGCAACTGTCAGACGAGCTTGATCGGCGTGACCTTGCGCTGGGCATGTTTTTCCTGTGCCAGGCCAAGCTTGGCGGTAATGACCTTGGCCAAGGCATTGTTGCCCAGATCGTTCAGGTGCAGGCGGTCGATGAACAGGTCAGCCCCGAACACCGGCGAGCTGCTGAGCATGCAGTTCATGTCGTAGCAGGGGACCGGGTCGGCCTGGCTCTTGATGCGGCGGAAAAAGGCCGAGTGCAACTGGCTGTCGAACGCGCCGTCCAGCAGACGGTCGAAGTTCGCCGGTTGCCGCTGCAGCGCGTCGAGCATGGCCTGCTCGCCAGCGGGCAGGCTGTCCCGGCACCAAGGCAGCAATGGCTGCAGGATGAAGGTGAGAGTGGAGTAGCTGTTTGCCAGCAGGCGATCCCATTGGCGCAAGGTCCGGCCAATGTTGTCGGCGGCACGGGCCAGGCGCTTTTCCGGGGGCGACAGCGTCCAGGTGGCAGGCATTGCGACCGGGGATGTGGCCAAGGCCTGGCCGATACGCTGCCATAGCGATTGCCGGCGCGGCGCCGCCGTGGCTTGTATGCCTTCGCTGAAACTGGTGAGAAAGTCCTGGTAGGCCTTGGCATGCTGCGGGCCGTTCAGGCTGGCGAGCACTTCGCAGAGGGCTTCATGGGCCAGGCTGTTGAGGCCGCTGAGTACCACCACGTGGCCGAGCTGGCCAAGGCGGTGCTGATGGGTGAGAAACATCAGCAGCTCCTGGCTGGCATTGAGCCCACAGCCGGCCAGGCTCAGCCAGACTTCGCCGGTAAGCATCGACAGGTGTGAGGCCACCGTATGTTCGTCGGAACTGGCACCGATGCCCAGGGCAGTGGAGCCGCCAACCAGCAGGTTGATGCGCGCTGCACTACCGCGTTCGGCCACCGAAAAGCGCTTGCCGGCACAGTGGCTGTAGCGCAGGCCCAGGGCATCGGTGTTGATGGTGCCGGAGCGGTAGCCGGTTTCGTGTACATGCACGGTGTGCGGTGCACGTTGGCTGCCCAGCAGCAGAAAGCGCTGGTAGTCCTGTTGCAACGGCGAAGGAGACGGGCTCGTGTCACGCGTGGTCATGGTCTCTCCTTCCTGTCGCCGCTGGCACTTTGCATCGCGTTCAGGCCGCCAGTTCCTTGAGGTTGTACAGCAGGCCACCGGCGGCGATCAGCAGCAGGGCGACCCCCGAGGCCAGGCTGATCATGCGGTTGCTACGCTGAGAGGCGATCTTGCCGATGGCGAAGATGTAGAGGCTGAGCACGGCAAAGTCGATGGCTACCCACAGCAGCGACAGCACCACCATGCTTTTGCCGAACGACTCGGTGATCTGGATGAACTGCGGGAAGAAGGCAATGAAGAAAATGATGTCCTTCGGGTTGGAAATACCCACCATGAAACCTTGCAGCAGCCCGCCGCGGCCCGGCTTGGCGAGCTCGCCCGGCGCCTCGGCGGCAGGCGCCTGCAGGGCGTCGCGCAGCGTGCCGACGGCGATGTAGCCGATGAACAGGCAACCCAGCAGGCTCATGGTGCTGAGCCAGGCCTTGTCGATGGCGGCGCTGGTGAGGATGATCCAGGCCGCCGCGCCGATCAGCACCAGCGATGCCCAGTTGGTGCCGACAGCGGTGAACATGGCCTTGCGTGAGCCGGAGGCAGCCGCGGTGTTGACGATCAGTGCCACCACCGGGCCGGGTGTGGCAATCAGTAGCAGGACGGTAAGGGCATAGGTGGCAGTGAGTGCGGTATTCACGGTCAGTTCTCGATCAGTATGTCGGGTGTTGCCGGGTGTGCGGCATGGGCGTGGAACGGGCAGCGGGACGGGTTGAGCGAGCCTGCTTCCTGCAGTTGGTACTGCTTCCACTCGTAGTTGTCGGCATCGCCGAAGAAGCCAAGGGTGTCGGGCATGATGCCGTCGTTGTAATGGTGCACGCGCTCGCGGATGCGCTCACGAATACGTTTGCCGCTTTCGGTGCTGGCGTTGGCTACTTCGTCGAAGTTCGCCCGCGGGTTGATGACGAAGGTTATGTGTGGCCCCAGGTTGCGGCTTTTCATCTGCTGGTGGCCAGGGAAGTTCATGTTTATGAACAATGGCATGCCGGCAAAGCAGAACGACCAGGCGTTGTCGTCGGGATCGGTCGGGATGCTCTGCGGCCAGGGCTGCGGGTCGCGCGCGTGCACGCCACGCAACACTTTCCAGGCCAGCGCCTGTTGCTCGGCCAGTGTGCAGTCGGCAGCGGTTTCGAGAAACACCACCAGCGGGCTGCCGATACGCTGTTTGGGCGGGACAGGTGCGACGGTGCGCACGTAGTCGGCCAGGCCCATGGCGATGTCATCGGCCAGCTGCCCGGCGCGGGCGAAGAGGATGTGGCAGGTTGCACCGTTTACCGCCTTGCGGCCGAACAGGCAGGGGAACTCGGGGTTGGCGAGAATACTGCGAAAATGTTCTACGGCTTTGAAGGTCCAATGTTGCGTGTTGCGGACATGTTCAGCGGCCAGCTCTAGCGCATCCAGGCGATAGCAAGTTCCATAACCCGTCGACATGATTTCCCCAGGCGTAAATTTGATGAACGTTCCAGACACATGCAGGCAGGATCTTGGTTATGTTTGTTATTTACCTGCATTTTCCAAGACGTCCCTGACGTTGTAAAACGCGTGGAACTATGACCTACTATTAGTCTTATTCATGCTCAGGGCGTCGCCATGTCGGAACGGATTCAGGCTTTGCACGCGCTGCGTGCCTTCGAGGTGGCCTCTCGCTATGGCTCGTTTACCCGCGCCGCGGAAGAGTTGGCCCTGACCCAGGGCGCTGTCAGCCACCACATCAAGACCCTTGAAGCCATGTTCGGCTGCGACCTGTTCGAACGTCGCGGGCCGAAACTGGCCCTGACCGAGCATGGTCGCCTGCTGGCGCAGGAGCTGAAGGTTGGTTTCAAGATCATCGAGAATGCTTGCGCCCTGCTGCGCCAGGATCGCTATGGCCTGCGCTTGAAGGCGCCGTCCACGCTCACCGTGCGCTGGCTGCTGCGGGCGCTGGACGGGTTCAAGAAGATCGAGGACAACTGCAGCGTGCAACTGTCCAGCGTGTGGATGGACATCGACAGTGTGGACTTCTATTCCGAGCCCTACGACTGTGCAATCCTCCTCGCCAACGGGCGCTTTCCCGCCGATATCGAGAGTTTCAAGCTGTTCGATGAGTGGCTGATCCCGGTGTGCCACCCCGACTACATGGCCCAGGCACAACCGGATCTGGCCGACCTGGCCCAGTGCGAGTTCCTGCACCCGTCTCCCGACCGGCGTGACTGGCGGCGCTGGCTGGCTCGCATGGACGCACTGGATATCAGTATCGACCACGGGCAAGTGTTCGATACCCTCGACCAGGGCATCTCGGCCGCACAGCAAGGCTTGGGTATCTCGGTGGTCGACCTGGTGCTGGCCAGTGCCGACCTGGCGGCCGGCCACCTGGTCACGCCGTTCAAGCATGCGGTGGCTACCGGTGACGGCTACTACATGACCTGGCTCAAGGCCAGCCCCAAGGCGCGGCAGATGCACAAGCTGCGCGAATTCCTGCTTGGCCAGGTGCCGCCGCTGGCCTGCAAGGACATCAACTACCTGTACGGTTGAACACGCGTTCCAGCATGCGGCCGGCCACCGGCAAGCGCCCGGCGCTGTAAATGTTGCGACAAACACCGGTTGGCCCCAACAAAACGCGCTGCGATGGTGCATCGGCGGTAGAATCGCCGCAATCAGCACAACAAACGATTCAGAGGTCGACGCGGTGGAGTTGCAGCAGGGCTTTGTCCTGACCCGACATTGGCATGACACGCCCGAAGGCACCTGCGTGGAATTCTGGCTGGCCACCGACCAGGGGCCACGGCAGTTGCGCCTGGCGCCACAGGTATCGGTGGCATTCATCCCTCAGGCGCAGGAAGCGCACGCACGGGTGCTGCTGGCCAACGAACCCGCTGTCGAGCTGCGGCCACTGCAACTGAAGGACTTTGACCAACGCCCGATGCTGGGCCTTTACTGCCGTCAGCACCGGCAACTGATGCAACTGGAGCAACGTCTGAGTGCGGCTGGTATCGAGGTGTTCGAGGCCGATATCCGCCCGCCCGAGCGCTACCTGATGGAGCGCTTCATCACCGCGCCGGTGCAGTTCACCGGCCAACCGGATGCCCAAGGCGTGTTCTGCGAGGCCCAGCTCAAGCCAGTGTCGGGTTACCGCCCGCCGCTGCGCCTGGTGTCGCTGGACATCGAGACCAGCGAGCGGGGCGAGCTGTACAGCATTGCCCTGGAAGGCTGTGGCCAGCGCCAGGTATACATGCTCGGCCCGGCAAACGGAACGGCTGACTGCCTGGACTTCCACTTGCACTACTGCACCGACCGTGCCGAGATGCTGGCCTGCCTCAACCAGTGGATGGCCACGCATGACCCGGACGCTATCATCGGCTGGAACCTGGTCCAGTTCGACCTGCGCCTGTTGCATGAACACGCCAGGCTGCTGCAGGTACCGCTGGCACTTGGGCGCAATGGCGCGCCGATGACCTTGCGCAGCCATGCCGGTGGTGGCCATGTATTCGCCGATGCCCCGGGGCGGCTGCTGATCGACGGCATCGAGGCACTGCGCTCGGCGACCTGGAGCTTCCCTTCGTTCAGCCTCGAAAGTGTCGCCCAGACCCTGCTCGGTGAAGGCAAGGCCATCGACACGCCGTACCAGCGCATGGACGAAATCAACCGCCGCTTCGCCGAGGACAAACCGGCGTTGGCGCGCTACAACCTCAAGGATTGCGAGCTGGTGACGCGCATTTTCGCCCATACCCGCCTGCTCGAATTCCTGTTGGAGCGTTCATCGGTCACCGGCCTTGCCGTGGACCGCAGTGGAGGCTCGGTGGCTGCGTTCTGCCACTTGTACATTCCGCAGATGCACCGCCTGGGCTTCGTCGCGCCCAACCTCGGCAGCCGCCCTGACGAGGCCAGCCCCGGTGGCTTCGTCATGGATTCGCGCCCGGGCCTTTACGACTCGGTGCTGGTGCTGGACTACAAGAGCCTGTACCCGTCGATCATTCGTACCTTCCTGATCGACCCGGTGGGGCTGGTCGAAGGTTTGCGCCTGCCCGACGATGAACATTCGGTGGCAGGCTTCCGCGGTGCGCGTTTCTCCCGTAGCGAGCATTGCCTGCCAGCCATCGTCGAGCGGGTATGGCAGGGCCGGGAAGCGGCCAAGCGCGAGGGCAACGCGCCGCTTTCGCAGGCGCTGAAGATCATCATGAATGCCTTCTACGGTGTGTTGGGTTCGAGCGGCTGCCGCTTCTTCGACCCGCGCCTGGCTTCGTCGATCACCATGCGCGGCCACCAGATCATGCGCCAGACCCGCGCACTGATCGAGGCCAGGGGCTATGAGGTGATCTACGGCGATACCGACTCCACGTTCGTCTGGCTCAAGGGCGCCCACGGCGAGAAGGCTGCAGCACGCATCGGCCGCGAACTGGTAACCCAGGTCAACCAGTGGTGGCGCGAACACCTGCGCGAGCAGATGAACCTGGAAAGCGCGCTGGAGCTGCAGTTCGAGGTGCATTACCGGCGCTTCCTGATGCCCACCATCCGCGGCACGGACGAAGGCAGCAAGAAGCGCTACGCCGGGCTGGTGCAGCGGGCCGATGGCAGCGAGCAGATGGTCTACAAGGGCCTGGAGTCGGTGCGTACCGACTGGTCGCCTCTGGCCCGGCAGTTCCAGCAAGAGCTGTACGGGCGGATATTCCGTGGCCAGCCATACCGTGACTACGTGCGCGACTATGTGCGGCAGACGCTTGCCGGTGAGCTGGACGAGTTGCTGGTGTACCGCAAGCGCCTGCGTCGGCCACTGGCCGACTATCAACGCAATGTGCCGCCGCACGTGCGCGCGGCCCGGCTGGCCGATGACTACAACCACCACCTTGGCCGCCCGATGCAATACCAGCGTGGCGGCTGGATCAGCTATCTGATCACCGTGGCAGGCCCTGAACCTCTGGAAAACCTGCAAGCGCCGGTGGACTACGAGCATTACCTGACGCGGCAGTTGCAACCGGTGGCCGATGCCATCCTGCCTTTCGTTGGCGACAGTTTCGAAGGTTTGACCGGCCAGCAGCTGGCGCTGTTCTGAAGAGGTGGTACCTATCTAGCCTATCGCTTGGCAAGCCTGCGTCTAGTGTCGGGCCTTTGGATCAGCCCGAGGCGCAACAACGTGACTACACCCAGCCAGGAACTACCGCCGACCGTCGATACGCTGGCCATGGAGCAGGCCTATCAGGACGGCCTCATCGTCAAGCGGCTGCCCAGATGGATTCGCCGGCTGCGTATCGTATCGCCGACCGAGCAGAACATACCGGTCAACGGTTTGTATGAATCACAGCATGCTGCATTGCGCGATGCGTTGAAAGACAGCCTGGCCTGTCGACAGTGGCTGGCAAAGGAGCTTGCGCGAATCGAGGGTATCGACCATTTCGTCAAGCCGTTGCTTCAACGTGCCATGCAAAAAGAATTCGGCACCCGGGAAAATGTTGACGGCATGTTTTTCAGGCGTTGGTACACCTACACAGCTCCAAGCCAGGGCACTGTGTGGGGGCGTTACCCGGTGGCGGACAAGGACTATTTCGAAGTGCCGTTGATCGAGGCGGCACTGGACAACTTCACACCCGGCGAGGGGCGAAACGAACAGCACAAGGACAACTGCATCGTCGATAGCCTGTCGCAACGGCTCACCTCACCAACCGCACCTGCCTTCGCACGCTTGTGCCGTCAGCTGGATCTGGGCAGGCGCTATCAACAGCATCTGGACACCGTGCTCAAAGCGCCGAGCACCCAGGCGCGCGGCTGGCGCAGCATGGCTTCGACGCTTGCCCAACTGTACAGCTCGGTCATGCTGATCGACGCGTGCAAGGCCAAAAGCGATGGAATACTGAGTGCCGCCGAACTGGAACTGGTGCTGGACCTGTGCAAGCAGGGACGCCCCGGCACATTCTACGAGTCGAAAGTCGTGGCCCGACAACTCAGTGCGTTCGGCTGTGATTTGCAACAGATCGTGATATTGGAAGTACTTCACGAAGGTTGGCTGTTCAACGCCAGCCGCAAGATCATTGTCTACATTCCCGATGACCCCAATGGCTCCTGGACGGTAAGCCCCGACCTTGAAAGCTTCACCCGCAAAGTGCTGGGCCAGCGTCTGCGGGATACGCGCTACCAGTCCTTCTTCAGGCGTTTCGTGCGTCGGCGCGACAGCCAGCAGTTCTTTTCCAGGGTTGCAAAGGACCTGGTGGGTGTCGCCAGTTGGGCTACCCGGGAAATGGACCAGCACATGCGCGACTACCCGTTGCCGTTGTTCGAGCACCTTGCCTGGGCGCGCATCGAACACATCAAGGACGATGCTGCACAGATTGCGACGCCAGTATCAGACCTCGACCGCAAGGCCCAGGAAGCCCATCGGCAAAGGCTGGTTGCCGAAGGTTGGACACTGGCAA
This region includes:
- a CDS encoding SCO family protein, which encodes MNDLYTRRAVVAGMGVLGLGLLAGCSPARGLEFKHGKNMSNEILGRKFSLKDTQGNVRTLSSFYGSMPMIFFGFTQCPAVCPTTLARAAQIRQLLKGRDRDLFQVVLITLDPERDTPEVLDAYVKAFDPSFTALTGTPEEIAAVAKEFKVFYEKVPAGDTYTVSHSSTSYVYDTRGTLRLSLGHSLTAKECAEDLVTLMEIC
- a CDS encoding copper chaperone PCu(A)C produces the protein MSMQPIKRGLAALVLMGLGLPALAQTTVSDAWVRATVPHQQSTGAFMTLTASSDSQLVGVASPVAKTVQVHEMTMNGDVMGMREVKAVELPAGKAVTLDPNGLHVMLMGLNNQVKEGEKVPLTLTIEDAKGVKETLEVQAEVRALNAEAGAGHDHMHMKH
- a CDS encoding AzlD domain-containing protein, translating into MTWILIFAMGAIVFLNRYAFLEPRLPLRLSSNARQFLGFAVPGMLTAICGPIIFMPEHQLNLSLLNPYLLGSLVAIALVLLTRSVLLSMLISMLIFFLLRSWLA
- a CDS encoding AzlC family ABC transporter permease, encoding MPHIARQAFLHGAIAILPLSLAVAPWGLLAGSMAIEASLSAWEGQGLSAIVFAGAAQLVAIGMLKGGANLASILLTTLLLTSQHLLYGLSMRPVLSSQPLRWRLGLGFLLTDEFFALTSQYDQQQFNRWYALGVGLTFYVAWNLFTLAGILLGQNIPHLDQFGLDFSIVATFVALIAPLVRNLATGVCVAVSLFCSVLFSHWHWETALVAAGLLGMSAGFICQKFAGARA
- a CDS encoding sel1 repeat family protein; the protein is MNRMLRLPPLLIALMPLAAHALEVRIDPHADLLYRQALPLLEQADNQDDGASTLRTAVGGDPELSRQGQAMAHTLPTAVALLKKSVELGHPVAQYRLALYYMTYLPAAQIPDAACPLLEASLKQGFAAPAPAIATWCPPYNVSNEYRSALEAIPSMATVYAPYYPQPATRLACNRSRPQGLEMQWGRQRDYQAEVYRLLGDLDPQHRQSLLQKAVDTNGCVTAQQHLTSRP
- a CDS encoding LysE family translocator; translation: MNTALTATYALTVLLLIATPGPVVALIVNTAAASGSRKAMFTAVGTNWASLVLIGAAAWIILTSAAIDKAWLSTMSLLGCLFIGYIAVGTLRDALQAPAAEAPGELAKPGRGGLLQGFMVGISNPKDIIFFIAFFPQFIQITESFGKSMVVLSLLWVAIDFAVLSLYIFAIGKIASQRSNRMISLASGVALLLIAAGGLLYNLKELAA
- a CDS encoding YqcI/YcgG family protein produces the protein MSTGYGTCYRLDALELAAEHVRNTQHWTFKAVEHFRSILANPEFPCLFGRKAVNGATCHILFARAGQLADDIAMGLADYVRTVAPVPPKQRIGSPLVVFLETAADCTLAEQQALAWKVLRGVHARDPQPWPQSIPTDPDDNAWSFCFAGMPLFINMNFPGHQQMKSRNLGPHITFVINPRANFDEVANASTESGKRIRERIRERVHHYNDGIMPDTLGFFGDADNYEWKQYQLQEAGSLNPSRCPFHAHAAHPATPDILIEN
- a CDS encoding LysR substrate-binding domain-containing protein, translated to MSERIQALHALRAFEVASRYGSFTRAAEELALTQGAVSHHIKTLEAMFGCDLFERRGPKLALTEHGRLLAQELKVGFKIIENACALLRQDRYGLRLKAPSTLTVRWLLRALDGFKKIEDNCSVQLSSVWMDIDSVDFYSEPYDCAILLANGRFPADIESFKLFDEWLIPVCHPDYMAQAQPDLADLAQCEFLHPSPDRRDWRRWLARMDALDISIDHGQVFDTLDQGISAAQQGLGISVVDLVLASADLAAGHLVTPFKHAVATGDGYYMTWLKASPKARQMHKLREFLLGQVPPLACKDINYLYG
- a CDS encoding DNA polymerase II yields the protein MELQQGFVLTRHWHDTPEGTCVEFWLATDQGPRQLRLAPQVSVAFIPQAQEAHARVLLANEPAVELRPLQLKDFDQRPMLGLYCRQHRQLMQLEQRLSAAGIEVFEADIRPPERYLMERFITAPVQFTGQPDAQGVFCEAQLKPVSGYRPPLRLVSLDIETSERGELYSIALEGCGQRQVYMLGPANGTADCLDFHLHYCTDRAEMLACLNQWMATHDPDAIIGWNLVQFDLRLLHEHARLLQVPLALGRNGAPMTLRSHAGGGHVFADAPGRLLIDGIEALRSATWSFPSFSLESVAQTLLGEGKAIDTPYQRMDEINRRFAEDKPALARYNLKDCELVTRIFAHTRLLEFLLERSSVTGLAVDRSGGSVAAFCHLYIPQMHRLGFVAPNLGSRPDEASPGGFVMDSRPGLYDSVLVLDYKSLYPSIIRTFLIDPVGLVEGLRLPDDEHSVAGFRGARFSRSEHCLPAIVERVWQGREAAKREGNAPLSQALKIIMNAFYGVLGSSGCRFFDPRLASSITMRGHQIMRQTRALIEARGYEVIYGDTDSTFVWLKGAHGEKAAARIGRELVTQVNQWWREHLREQMNLESALELQFEVHYRRFLMPTIRGTDEGSKKRYAGLVQRADGSEQMVYKGLESVRTDWSPLARQFQQELYGRIFRGQPYRDYVRDYVRQTLAGELDELLVYRKRLRRPLADYQRNVPPHVRAARLADDYNHHLGRPMQYQRGGWISYLITVAGPEPLENLQAPVDYEHYLTRQLQPVADAILPFVGDSFEGLTGQQLALF